In the Uranotaenia lowii strain MFRU-FL chromosome 1, ASM2978415v1, whole genome shotgun sequence genome, tgtttataaataacttaaatcatttctactgattactaaccctgagttacaagtcctcataTATCGATCTCAGCTGGTAACATCAACTAGAATATCGAGTCatagtttacaattataacatttatgttcacattttctgttctagaaaactgttaactgatagtaaaatcccaacacatactttaacacttggaattcaactttcaattcagcgccaaaattgtttgaacaatatggggcatctGATAGCGTtcaattgtgattgaaatatgatttgcattttttttaaatcatgatgttttaaaatttattacaccgaaatttgtgttactgtcatacattgcactggccttctttgagataagcgatgagtactaatttctaagcgtgtcgaaaaaatgaaaacaaatataggtgtaccggtagcgacatcttatgtatgttagtccacttacgcatttggtttgaaacttaggttggtattcaaacacacgtgttgagctccagctcgaactctgttctctgtgcttggacggcattttgacaactgaggagtgaattccaaaatcaaaataggagcaacattttacacacacaccttcaaaatgaggggtgttcaggttttttaaatgcaaatacGTCAAGAAATTGCTCATTTGATATCGAAATAGATGAAAGTCgaatagttgttaaaaaaacgatgatttttAGCAGTCTGTGCTTTAACTTTGAGCAATCAGaacaattttaggaaaaaaaataaaaaacggtaAATGTGAACGAAATCAAGGCCAAAAACATACAATaggaaaatgaaagaaaataacttgaaatttaatattttcatttaatagCAGGAGCAGTATTAAAATCGCATCCTATGGATTAAACGaaaattaatgttaattttagaattgtttaaaattcgtttttgaacataaaatcttgaaattttcaaagaaaaatcagaattctttatttgatttggcaaattatttgaataaagccGGGCAAAATCAGGGAACAATATCTGAGAATCTTGGCCAGATTGGACttatcttttgtcatttttatctcttttgtaatttttgtcattttcgtcatttttgtcatttttgcaatttttgtaatttttgtttttttttttgtcatttttgtcatttttgtcatatttgtcatttttgtcatttttgtcatatttgtcatttttgtcatttttgtcatttttgtcatttttgtcatttttgtcatttttgtcatttttgtcatttttgtcatttttgtcatttttgtcatttttgtcatttttgtcatttttgtcatttttgtcatttttgtcatttttgtcatttttgtcatttttgtcatttttgtcatttttgtcatttttgtcatttttgtcatttttgtcatttttgtcatttttgtcatttttgtcatttttgtcatttttgtcatttttgtcatttttgtcatttttgtcatttttgtcatttttgtcatatttgtaatttttgtcattttttgtcatttttgtcatttttgtcatatttgtaatttttgtcatttttgtcatttttgtcatttttgtcatttttgtcatttttgtcatttttgtcatttttgtcatttttgtcatttttgtcatttttgtcatttttgtcatttttgtcatttttgtcatttttgtcatttttgtcatttttgtcatttttgtcatttttgtcatttttgtcatttttgtcatttttatcatttttgtcattttggtcatttttgtcatttttgtcatttttgtcatttttgtcatttttatcatttttgtcatttttgtcatttttgtcatttttgtcatttttgtcatttttgtcatttttgtcatttttgtcatttttgtcatttttgtcatttttgtcatttttgtcattttggtcatttttgttatttttgtcattttttgtcattttatgcaATATTATTCGAAGAATTTGCAACATAAAAAATGATTCACAAAGGAAGTtagtgaataaaattttcaatcgaattttcaataagaatagACTCACTATGGTTAGCATAACCTATATTGATCGAATtgtctatttttaaaaccatcaaAATGAAAAACTCAAACGTTGCTAAATTGTGCGATCAAAGAAATCGATTGGGTACATTCCTTCtatatttgttttgattggttCGATGAAGCCTACCTACAGCTGATGCtcatgaaaagtttgaaatctaTTATTCAATTCAATTAGCCCCGGGACCCATCGCTGGGCAAGGGATTGAAAAGCAAACCGTCTGCGTTAGtctattttcagtttttaattgaCGTTttctaaattagatttttattacTTCAAACGGTATTGACAACCCTAGTACAATTTTAGAGGAGAAGATATAGAAAATGAGATTTGAAACGTGGTCAAAGCAATCATCTTTAAGGAAAATATTACAATCCCGAGAAAGGGTCAGTTGGCGCTGGCTGTCTACCGGAAACGGACATATTTCaactgaaaaagaagaaaaaaaaacacaaaaaaaatacttcaaatatgTCGGATTACGAGAGAACGCTTCTGATCATAAAACCTGACGGCATGAAGCATCGGGACACGATCGTTCGGCGAGTCCGGGATGCCGAATTTACCGTACTCCAGACCAGATTTGTTCGGCTCAGCCCAGAACAGGCGTCGGAATTTTACAAAACCCGGCAATGTGATCCCTGTTACCACGCGATGATAGTGGCCCTAACACGTGGCCCGATTCAGGTTATGTGCCTTTCAAAGGTGCGGGCCGTAGAAGAATTACTCTGGTTGGTCGGTCCCGAATCGTATCGGGATGCCGTAAAGAATGCTCCGGGCTCCCTTCGTGCAATTTTCGGCGACAGTCGGGACGATCTGCGGAATGCGGTGCATGCTAGCGAAAATGGCGAGGCGGCCCACTTCGAGGTTAGGTTTTTCTTCCCAACCCTGATACTGGAACCGAACTTCTGCGAGGAGAAAATGAACCGGTATCTGGAGGCCATGGTTAATCCGACCCTGATGGAAGGTCTGTACGCTTTGGCCAAAGAACGCCCGGCTGAGCCGCTGATTTGGCTTTCCAACTGGCTGATCACCAACAATCCGTACAAACCGAGCTATCAGGCACCAAAAACGACGACTACTGTGAAGATTGAACCCTCGAAAACCGAAAGCCCGATGAACAAAAAGCCATCTGACGGAAGTTCTATGAGTCAGCAAAATGGCGGATCCCGAACAGACTCCAAGAGTGACCAGGGTAAGGAGCGAGAATCGTGCTATTGTTCCGGATCTGATGACTTCTGCCCTGCGTGATAGAagtttggaaccaaatttagtaGTGTGAATTATGTTATAAGACAGTTCAAAGTTTATTAGGACTATCAGAAATTCTGTTAAGGAAACATATTCAAACATGGTTTGGAAATAAAGAAATCTTCAATTATCTTTTTATCTATtttgtctgactgactgactgactgactgactgactgactgactgactgactgactgactgactgactgactgactgactgactgactgactgactgactgactgactgactgactgactgactgactgactgactgactgactgactgactgactgactgactgactgactgactgactgactgactgactgactgactgactgactgactgactga is a window encoding:
- the LOC129739408 gene encoding nucleoside diphosphate kinase homolog 5, whose translation is MSDYERTLLIIKPDGMKHRDTIVRRVRDAEFTVLQTRFVRLSPEQASEFYKTRQCDPCYHAMIVALTRGPIQVMCLSKVRAVEELLWLVGPESYRDAVKNAPGSLRAIFGDSRDDLRNAVHASENGEAAHFEVRFFFPTLILEPNFCEEKMNRYLEAMVNPTLMEGLYALAKERPAEPLIWLSNWLITNNPYKPSYQAPKTTTTVKIEPSKTESPMNKKPSDGSSMSQQNGGSRTDSKSDQGKERESCYCSGSDDFCPA